The following coding sequences lie in one Anguilla rostrata isolate EN2019 chromosome 8, ASM1855537v3, whole genome shotgun sequence genomic window:
- the rftn1a gene encoding raftlin, translating into MGCGLHRLKRSEEDSPGKIYSTLRRPQVETKVGVAYTYRFLDFLLGNAEVPGSSTPCLSSVRELPGQLQDLYLQGFLLAALHPFVHPCGPPNASLQRQLYRAVLIRPSHSVEESESRWLEIDVCQPPGSFPDNELVQGCVKKVHDAAEQGSMFVGFVQQVAMVTGVPGQGDGDDYSLSLHSSPSSFLRDELDQNQNPELWSRLEPTQEGCDPNDPDKLNRDDPENQLSLKTEKARSPTHMEEPTGPVERTELFSLFNHQGAPSPEPARFYTLRVPLRLEWRDAAVSQMEAGWLDHMTQHFSGGASLVDGYFHLGTQPSGEALPETVEGVFVFQEGAESDSSASAFDAIVVEQWTVIQREEDVGVDFCDVVLFSHSDGSLFTKQILFLQRPVLHRKRREIKRLSLNLRSKSNKNCEKDAAEKKNRTAKKPTPSATSCATPITTPKSTSKELEAERRGQPVTIEEAERRAEREDSERVGRKNDKNRQNEREKKEREAEPGKREAGAEPQERGCGAEALGHAPLKPDSAGCRSREDAEGGVTVNEWAELAEEPAEGGVTEQLGGGVTDGPGEPANEGLGEVEEGRARQDLDSDCILLT; encoded by the exons ATGGGGTGCGGACTGCACAGGTTGAAGCGTTCTGAGGAGGACAGCCCAGGGAAGATCTACTCCACCCTCAGGAGACCACAGGTGGAGACCaaggtgggcgtggcctacACCTACCGCTTCCTGGACTTCCTGCTGGGGAATGCAG AGGTGCCCGGCTCGTCCACGCCCTGCCTGTCCTCTGTGAGGGAGCTCCCGGGGCAGCTGCAGGACCTCTACCTCCAGGGCTTCCTGCTGGCCGCCCTGCACCCCTTCGTACACCCCTGCGGCCCCCCCAACGCCAGCCTGCAGCGCCAGCTCTACAGAGCCGTGCTGATCCGCCCCtcccacag TGTGGAGGAGTCTGAGAGCCGGTGGCTGGAGATTGATGTGTGCCAGCCCCCCGGGTCGTTCCCAGACAACGAACTCGTCCAGGGCTGCGTCAAAAAG GTTCACGATGCGGCGGAGCAGGGCTCCATGTTCGTGGGGTTCGTCCAGCAGGTCGCCATGGTGACGGGCGTTCCAGGGCAGGGCGATGGGGACGACtattccctctccctccattccagcccctcctccttcctgagGGACGAGCTCgaccagaaccagaaccccGAGCTCTGGAGCAGACTGGAACCCACACAGGAGGGCTGTGATCCAAATGACCCAGACAAGCTGAACCGGGACGACCCAGAGAATCAGCTGAGCCTTAAAACAGAGAAGGCCAGGAGCCCGACCCACATGGAGGAACCCACAGGACCTGTGGAGA GGACGGAGCTCTTCTCCCTGTTtaaccaccagggggcgccgtCCCCGGAGCCGGCGCGGTTCTACACGCTCAGGGTGCCCCTGCGGCTGGAGTGGCGGGACGCGGCAGTCAGCCAGATGGAGGCCGGCTGGCTCGATCACATGACCCAGCACTTCAGCGGCGGCGCCTCTCTGGTGGACGGCTACTTCCACCTGGGGACCCAGCCGAGCGGTG AGGCGCTGCCGGAGACGGTGGAGGGCGTGTTCGTCTTtcaggagggggcggagtcagattCTTCTGCCTCAGCATTCGATGCCATAGTGGTGGAGCAATGGACCGTCATTcag AGAGAGGAGGACGTGGGAGTAGATTTCTGTGACGTGGTTCTTTTCTCTCACAGTGATGGAAGTTTGTTCACCAAACAGATCTTGTTTCTTCAACGGCCTGTCCTCCACCGCAAGAGAAGAGAGATCAAG agactGAGTCTCAACCTCAGGAGCAAATCTAATAAGAACTGTGAGAAAGACGcagcagagaaaaagaacagaaccgCGAAGAAACCCACGCCCAGCGCCACGTCCTGCGCCACGCCCATCACCACGCCCAAGAGCACCTCCAAAGAGCTGGAGGCAGAGAGGCGGGGCCAACCGGTGACAATCGAGGAGGCGGagaggagagcggagagagaggacagtgagCGAGTGGGGAGGAagaatgacaagaacaggcagaacgagagggagaagaaggagagagaggcggagccaGGGAAGAGGGAagcaggggcggagccacaggAGAGAGGGTGCGGGGCTGAGGCTCTTGGGCACGCCCCCTTGAAGCCTGACTCTGCTGGATGTCGGAGCAGAGAGGACGCAGAGGGCGGAGTCACTGTGAACGAGTGGGCGGAGCTTGCAGAGGAGCCTGCAGAGGGCGGAGTCACCGAGCAGCTGGGAGGAGGGGTTACAGATGGACCAGGGGAGCCAGCCAATGAGGGCcttggggaggtggaggagggcagGGCCCGACAGGATTTGGATTCAGACTGCATCCTCCTAACCTGA